Genomic window (Marinifilum sp. JC120):
GGAAGACGACGGTTCATGGTTCGGTCGCTGGGGTGTTAACTATATTTATGGAACATGGTCCGTGCTTTGCGGTCTGCGTCAGGCCGGGGAAGACATGAATTCTTCCTACGTCTGCAAGGCTGTGGAATGGTTTGAAAACCACCAGAACAAAGACGGCGGCTGGGGTGAATCCTGCCTGAGCTACAACGATAAGAATTACGCCGGGCTTGGTGATTCCACCGCCTCCCAGACCTCATGGGCCCTGCTGGGACTCATGGCAGCCGGACGGGTAAACTCCAAGGCTGTCAGCCGAGGCGTCCGTTACCTGCTGGATACTCAGAAAGAGGACGGCAGCTGGGATGAAACCCTGTACACCGGAACCGGATTCCCGCGTGTATTCTACCTGCGCTATCACGGCTACTCCCAATACTTCCCCATGTGGGCGCTGGGCGTGTACCAGCGATTCTCAGCAGAGGAAGACACCAAACAGATCATGATGCGCCGCACTTCTCCGCTTGACCTCGGCAGGAAGTGGTAGAAATGAACAACGGTTCACTTCTGATCAGCAACACGGTCCCGGCCTATGAAACAGGCCCTGATGACCGCATGCACTGCCACTGGCTCATGTGCAGATTGCAAGAGGCCGCCACTGCCCATGCCGACTCTCTGGGATTCGGTATTAAAGATATGGCGGAGCTGAACTGCTTCTGGGTGCTGACCTCCATGCGCATAGAGATCGAGGAACTTCCATTACGCGAAAAGACATTTTCCCTGACCACATGGTCACGGGGAGCAAAGAAACTGCGTGCCTTCCGCGAGTTTTCCGGCTGTGATGAAAACGGTCGCGAGATCGTCCGCGCCTCTTCCGAATGGATGGTGCTGAACGCTGAAACGCGCAGGCCCATAGCCATCGACCAGCGACTAAATCTGCATGCGCAGGATCGCTGTGTATTCCCTGATGCAATGAAACGGCTGCGTCCGGGCACACCTGAAAAGGAAATACGTTCCCTAAACGTAGGCTACAGTTCCCTCGATGCCAATGGTCACGTCAACAACACCGAATACCTGCGCTGGTCCTTTGACAGTTTGCGTCAAAAAGGATTTGACCAAAACAAAGTCAGCTCCATCCGCATCGCCTTCTTGTCTGAAGTCTTTGAGGGCAACTCTATAAACTTGATGGATTGTGGCTGTGAAAATGGCGGGTTTGAATTGATCGGATTGAATGAGACTGAAGGAAAAGCTGCTTTTGCCATAAAAGTTGAATAGACAATTTATTTATAGATAAAGATTAGAAACTCAGGATGCGATGTTCGTATCCTGAGCTTTTTTGTGCAGACATCACCACACCAGGATGATACAAAAAAGGATGCGTAAACCTCTCCAAACCATCCTGATCAAACCGGCAGGACCGGACTGCAACATGGCCT
Coding sequences:
- a CDS encoding acyl-ACP thioesterase, with the translated sequence MNNGSLLISNTVPAYETGPDDRMHCHWLMCRLQEAATAHADSLGFGIKDMAELNCFWVLTSMRIEIEELPLREKTFSLTTWSRGAKKLRAFREFSGCDENGREIVRASSEWMVLNAETRRPIAIDQRLNLHAQDRCVFPDAMKRLRPGTPEKEIRSLNVGYSSLDANGHVNNTEYLRWSFDSLRQKGFDQNKVSSIRIAFLSEVFEGNSINLMDCGCENGGFELIGLNETEGKAAFAIKVE